One window of the Capnocytophaga haemolytica genome contains the following:
- a CDS encoding DNA alkylation repair protein: MNSQLITNKLLALRDETNKAFVEKLIPTVPKECILGVRTPQLRTLAKDLWKNQPLVSDFLAKLPHYYLEENHLHGFLIEKSNDYSWVMTQTERFLPFIDNWATCDSFSPKIFKKYPTEVYVKIKQWLDSPHTYTVRYGIGLLLSNYLDEAFEKAMLHQVAGIHSEDYYVNMMIAWYLATALAKQPTATLPLIKAQTLPKFVQNKAIQKARESRRISEEMKTALLGYKL; this comes from the coding sequence ATGAATAGCCAATTGATAACAAACAAGCTCTTAGCACTCCGTGATGAGACTAATAAAGCTTTTGTCGAAAAGTTGATACCAACAGTGCCTAAGGAGTGTATTCTTGGAGTACGTACGCCACAATTGCGCACTTTAGCAAAGGATTTATGGAAAAATCAGCCGTTGGTGAGTGATTTTTTAGCTAAATTACCACATTATTACCTCGAAGAGAACCATCTTCACGGGTTTTTGATAGAGAAAAGCAATGATTACAGCTGGGTAATGACCCAAACTGAGCGCTTTTTGCCTTTTATTGACAACTGGGCTACTTGCGATAGCTTTTCACCAAAGATTTTCAAGAAATATCCCACTGAGGTCTATGTGAAGATCAAGCAATGGCTGGACAGTCCACACACCTATACGGTGCGCTATGGCATAGGACTGCTGCTTTCCAATTACTTAGATGAGGCATTTGAGAAAGCAATGCTCCATCAAGTAGCAGGCATACACTCTGAGGATTACTATGTCAATATGATGATTGCGTGGTATTTAGCCACAGCACTCGCTAAACAGCCCACAGCTACATTGCCCTTAATTAAAGCACAAACCTTACCAAAATTCGTGCAGAATAAAGCTATCCAAAAAGCGCGTGAAAGCCGAAGAATATCCGAAGAGATGAAAACAGCGCTTTTGGGGTATAAACTTTAG
- a CDS encoding endonuclease MutS2: MTNKTLEDLEFNRVLEQVAALCTTELGRKEALRIAPFTDKGALLRALAQTNEYLSSFENQNTIPAHQCDAITGELQLLGIEGTTLELTGLQRILRMAKTVQEHLVFFKKFKELYEMLFATIDRVDSPKEVIAAIEKVIDKYGEVKNEASEELARIRKEIGTVRGKINDSFNRALAEYNAADYLDDIRESVVEHRRVLAVKAMYRRKVGGTVLGSSKTGSIVYIEPKQTELYSRELSNLQYDEQEEVRRILTALTLYLSDYKELLSDCQGYITAIDLIYAKAKYAHHTNGLLPEISEQQELLLREAYHPLLYLSNQKKGVTTYPQTIELNDSQRIIVISGPNAGGKSITLKTIGLLCLMLQSGLLVSVHHRSKMCLFERILTDIGDNQSIENHLSTYSYRLKNMNYFLKKCNAHTLFLIDEFGTGSDPELGGALAETFLEEFYHRKAFGVITTHYTNLKMLADELPCATNANMLFNDKTLEPIYKLIVGEAGSSFTFEVAQKNGIPFGLINRAKKKIEKGKVRFDATIAKLQKERSRMEKTAETLKDEEVRAREEANKLEQLNDKVKAKLMGYQELYDQNQRMIALGSKVERIAERYFYDGKRRPLISEFLNIVETENAKRKAIEKSERVKQKEEKKATEAEVLAQMEAVRTQRKEERKARVAAEREAKAQQQRTLKIGDRVRIKDSRSIGTIDKIEKGKAVINYGLFTTSAPLEEVEFVQKAQ; this comes from the coding sequence ATGACAAATAAAACACTTGAAGATTTAGAATTTAACAGGGTATTGGAGCAGGTGGCGGCTCTTTGCACTACGGAATTGGGGCGTAAGGAGGCGTTGCGCATCGCTCCTTTTACGGATAAGGGGGCACTGCTGAGAGCTCTTGCACAGACCAATGAATACCTATCGTCCTTCGAAAACCAGAATACCATTCCTGCCCATCAGTGCGATGCTATCACAGGCGAGCTACAACTGCTGGGTATAGAGGGCACTACCTTAGAACTTACAGGCTTGCAGCGTATCCTAAGAATGGCTAAAACGGTGCAAGAGCATTTGGTGTTCTTCAAGAAGTTTAAGGAACTCTATGAGATGCTTTTTGCTACTATCGACCGTGTGGATTCGCCTAAGGAAGTGATTGCGGCGATTGAGAAGGTGATCGACAAATACGGTGAGGTGAAGAACGAGGCTTCGGAGGAGTTGGCGCGTATCCGTAAGGAGATCGGCACGGTGCGGGGCAAAATCAACGACAGTTTTAACCGTGCGCTGGCGGAGTACAATGCCGCTGATTACTTAGACGACATCCGCGAAAGTGTGGTGGAGCATCGCCGTGTACTCGCTGTGAAGGCAATGTATCGCCGCAAGGTGGGCGGTACGGTGCTGGGCAGCTCTAAGACGGGCAGCATCGTGTACATAGAGCCCAAGCAAACGGAACTCTACTCGCGCGAGCTGAGCAACTTGCAATATGACGAGCAGGAGGAGGTGCGCCGTATCCTCACTGCACTGACCTTATACCTAAGCGATTACAAAGAGCTGCTCAGCGACTGCCAAGGCTATATCACAGCCATCGACCTCATCTACGCCAAAGCCAAATACGCCCATCATACGAACGGTCTGCTACCCGAAATCAGTGAGCAGCAGGAACTCTTGCTGCGCGAGGCGTACCACCCCCTACTCTATCTGAGCAACCAGAAGAAAGGAGTAACCACCTATCCACAAACTATTGAACTCAATGACTCACAGCGCATCATCGTCATCTCGGGACCGAATGCAGGCGGCAAGAGTATCACCCTGAAAACTATCGGGCTGCTCTGCCTAATGCTCCAAAGTGGACTGTTAGTGTCTGTGCACCATAGGAGTAAGATGTGTCTCTTTGAGCGTATCCTTACCGATATTGGTGATAACCAATCCATTGAGAACCATTTGAGCACTTACAGCTATCGGCTTAAAAATATGAATTACTTCTTAAAGAAGTGCAATGCGCATACGCTGTTCCTTATTGATGAGTTTGGCACAGGCTCTGACCCTGAACTTGGGGGAGCTTTGGCAGAGACCTTCTTAGAGGAGTTTTACCATCGGAAGGCTTTTGGGGTCATCACCACCCACTACACCAATTTGAAGATGCTCGCCGATGAATTGCCTTGTGCTACCAATGCTAATATGCTCTTCAACGACAAGACTTTAGAGCCTATATACAAACTCATCGTCGGCGAAGCGGGGAGTTCGTTTACCTTTGAGGTGGCACAGAAAAATGGCATTCCCTTTGGACTTATCAACCGTGCGAAGAAGAAGATAGAGAAAGGCAAAGTGCGCTTTGATGCCACCATTGCTAAGTTGCAAAAGGAACGCTCGCGTATGGAGAAAACTGCCGAGACGCTCAAGGATGAGGAGGTGCGGGCACGCGAGGAAGCCAACAAGTTAGAGCAGCTCAACGACAAGGTGAAAGCCAAACTGATGGGCTATCAAGAGCTCTACGATCAGAACCAGCGGATGATCGCCCTCGGCAGCAAGGTAGAGCGGATTGCTGAACGGTATTTTTACGATGGCAAACGGAGACCACTAATTTCGGAGTTCCTGAACATTGTAGAGACTGAGAATGCGAAGCGCAAAGCCATAGAAAAGAGCGAGCGCGTAAAGCAAAAGGAGGAAAAGAAAGCCACAGAGGCAGAGGTACTTGCCCAGATGGAGGCAGTGCGCACTCAGCGCAAGGAAGAGCGAAAAGCACGTGTAGCAGCCGAACGCGAGGCTAAGGCACAGCAACAGCGCACACTGAAGATAGGCGACAGGGTGCGCATTAAGGACAGTCGGAGTATAGGCACAATTGACAAGATAGAGAAAGGCAAAGCGGTGATCAACTACGGGCTTTTCACCACCTCTGCCCCTCTTGAAGAAGTGGAGTTTGTGCAAAAAGCGCAGTAA
- the glyA gene encoding serine hydroxymethyltransferase codes for MQRDIDIFELIEDERERQERGIELIASENFVSKQVMEAAGSVLTNKYAEGYPSHRYYGGCEVIDEIEQIAINRARALFGAEYANVQPHSGSQANAAVYAACLKTGDKILGFDLSHGGHLTHGSPVNFSGRLYQPVFYGVDKESGRLDYNRILEVALKEQPKMIVAGASAYSRDIDFKAFRDIANKVGALLFADISHPAGLIAKGLLNDPMPYCHIVTTTTHKTLRGPRGGLILLGKDFENPFGIKTPKGDARMMSSLLDSAVFPGNQGGPLEHIIAAKAVAFGEALSDDFLHYAIEVQKNAHKLAVLLVGKGYDIISKGTDNHLMLIDLRNKNISGKEAEQALGKADITVNKNMVPFDTRSPFITSGIRVGVAAITTRGLKEADMQQIADFIDDAIQHASNDDYLEGIASEVNKFMEGRPLFAQE; via the coding sequence ATGCAAAGAGATATTGACATCTTCGAACTTATTGAAGACGAAAGAGAAAGACAAGAGAGAGGTATTGAACTGATTGCTTCTGAGAACTTTGTAAGTAAACAAGTGATGGAAGCGGCTGGCTCTGTACTTACTAATAAATATGCCGAAGGCTACCCTTCGCATAGGTATTATGGGGGTTGTGAGGTAATCGATGAGATAGAGCAAATCGCTATTAATCGCGCTCGTGCACTTTTTGGGGCTGAGTATGCGAATGTGCAGCCTCACAGTGGTTCGCAAGCCAACGCGGCTGTATATGCTGCTTGCTTAAAGACTGGGGATAAGATATTGGGCTTTGATCTTTCGCACGGTGGGCACTTAACGCACGGCTCGCCTGTGAATTTTTCTGGGAGGCTCTACCAACCTGTGTTCTATGGCGTAGATAAGGAAAGTGGCAGGCTTGACTATAACAGGATACTTGAAGTCGCTCTAAAAGAACAGCCTAAGATGATCGTAGCAGGAGCTTCGGCTTATTCTCGCGATATTGACTTTAAGGCGTTTAGAGATATTGCCAACAAAGTAGGTGCGCTGCTTTTTGCGGATATATCGCATCCTGCGGGATTGATCGCCAAGGGGTTGTTAAACGACCCTATGCCATATTGCCACATCGTTACGACCACTACTCACAAGACGCTTCGAGGACCACGTGGCGGTCTGATATTGCTGGGCAAGGACTTTGAGAATCCTTTTGGAATTAAGACTCCTAAGGGGGATGCGCGTATGATGTCGTCCTTATTAGATAGTGCGGTATTCCCTGGCAATCAAGGAGGTCCGTTGGAGCATATTATTGCTGCAAAAGCTGTTGCCTTTGGTGAGGCACTCTCTGATGATTTTCTTCATTATGCTATTGAGGTGCAAAAGAATGCGCATAAATTAGCTGTCCTCTTGGTAGGGAAAGGTTATGATATCATCTCAAAGGGTACTGACAACCACTTAATGCTCATTGATTTACGAAATAAGAACATCAGTGGTAAAGAGGCAGAACAGGCTCTGGGTAAAGCTGATATCACGGTGAATAAGAATATGGTGCCTTTTGATACGCGCTCGCCTTTCATCACCAGTGGTATCCGTGTAGGGGTGGCTGCTATCACCACCAGAGGTCTTAAAGAAGCTGATATGCAACAGATTGCTGATTTTATAGATGATGCCATACAGCACGCCAGCAATGATGATTATCTCGAAGGTATTGCTTCAGAAGTCAATAAGTTTATGGAAGGCAGACCTTTATTTGCTCAAGAATAA
- a CDS encoding lipoprotein signal peptidase — MKLKHALGIVLLVLIIDQWSKIYVKTHFILNEQVEVFSWFKILFVENEGAAWGTKIPGAYGKLFLTLFRIIAVCGIGYWLWSAVKQQQSKILILCISLILAGALGNIIDSVFYGVLFDHSYGQVATFGSAVPYGELLHGKVVDMFYFPLIDTVLPSWIPKWGGERFQFFEPVFNVADSAICVAVAIMIIFHKRVFPKTENNEQRVESNE; from the coding sequence ATGAAATTAAAACACGCTTTGGGCATCGTTTTGCTGGTGCTCATCATCGATCAATGGAGTAAGATATATGTAAAGACACACTTTATCCTCAATGAGCAGGTAGAGGTGTTCTCGTGGTTTAAAATTCTTTTTGTGGAAAATGAGGGGGCTGCCTGGGGCACGAAGATACCAGGGGCTTACGGCAAACTCTTTTTGACGCTCTTCAGAATTATCGCCGTGTGTGGGATTGGCTATTGGCTGTGGAGTGCGGTGAAGCAACAGCAGTCGAAAATCTTGATATTGTGCATTTCGCTGATATTGGCGGGGGCGTTGGGCAACATTATTGATTCGGTGTTCTACGGAGTGCTGTTTGACCATAGCTACGGACAGGTGGCTACCTTCGGCTCAGCAGTGCCTTATGGCGAACTGTTGCACGGCAAGGTAGTGGATATGTTTTACTTTCCGCTGATAGATACCGTACTGCCCAGCTGGATACCCAAATGGGGCGGTGAGCGATTTCAGTTCTTCGAGCCTGTGTTTAACGTGGCAGATTCGGCAATATGCGTAGCTGTGGCAATAATGATTATCTTCCACAAGAGGGTGTTTCCGAAGACGGAAAATAATGAGCAAAGAGTAGAGAGTAATGAGTAG
- a CDS encoding Tex family protein, protein MTNILYIKSQHTGLTEKQIEATLALLEEGCTIPFIARYRKDRTQNLDEVAIEQIAKGQADYEALIKRKESILSSIEEQGKLTPDLKTKIEACFVLSELEDLYLPYKKRRKTRADKARELGLEPLAKIIMAQKVVGLERLAEKYLTAEVATEEEALKGAGDIIAEWINESTYARKTLRRLYQRKGRVRTEVVKGKAESEEAQKFSMYFDWEEPLMKAPSHRLLAMLRAEAEGIVRLKVSTDEEEALNFLERTFIKSNGEVADFMEKVIDDSFSRLLAPSISNEVLQEAKEQADNKAIDIFAENLKQLLLAPPLGEKRILAIDPGYRTGCKVVCLDEKGDLLHNETIFPHAPQHETAIAMKKLRSMVSAYKIEAISIGNGTASRETELFVKQVAFDRPVQVFVVSEAGASVYSASKIAREEFPNYDVTVRGAVSIGRRLADPLAELVKIEPKAIGVGQYQHDVNQTQLKSALDNVVIRCVNSVGVNLNTAGKALLSYVSGIGEKMAENIVNYRSEKGVFKQRKDLLNVPRLGEKVYQQAVAFLRVQGGEHPLDNSAVHPEAYPIVERMAKDIGISLPQLIGNKEAISKIDLDKYITAEAGKLYLQDVLKELEKPGIDPRKAAKVFEFDPNVKTFEDLHVGMVLPAIVNNITAFGCFVDLGIKESGLIHISNLKEGYVADVNEVVKLHQHISVKVLEIDKERRRIGLALVN, encoded by the coding sequence ATGACAAATATACTATATATAAAAAGTCAGCATACAGGTCTGACTGAGAAGCAGATAGAGGCTACATTGGCACTCTTAGAGGAAGGGTGTACGATCCCTTTTATTGCGCGCTATCGCAAGGATAGAACGCAAAACTTAGACGAGGTAGCCATTGAACAAATCGCTAAGGGTCAGGCTGATTACGAGGCGCTTATAAAGCGTAAAGAGAGTATCCTCTCCTCCATTGAAGAGCAGGGCAAGCTTACCCCAGATTTGAAGACAAAGATTGAGGCTTGCTTTGTACTCAGTGAACTGGAAGACCTCTATCTGCCTTATAAAAAACGGCGCAAGACACGTGCTGACAAGGCTCGTGAGCTCGGGTTAGAACCATTGGCGAAGATCATTATGGCTCAGAAAGTTGTGGGCTTAGAGCGCTTGGCTGAAAAGTACCTAACGGCTGAAGTGGCTACCGAAGAGGAAGCCTTGAAAGGGGCTGGCGATATCATCGCAGAGTGGATTAATGAAAGCACCTATGCCCGCAAAACCCTACGCCGCCTATATCAGCGCAAAGGAAGGGTACGAACAGAGGTGGTGAAAGGAAAAGCCGAGAGTGAAGAAGCGCAGAAATTCAGTATGTATTTCGATTGGGAAGAGCCGTTGATGAAAGCGCCATCACATCGCTTACTGGCAATGCTACGCGCTGAAGCTGAAGGTATTGTACGACTAAAAGTAAGCACTGATGAGGAGGAGGCATTGAACTTTTTAGAACGTACTTTCATAAAGAGCAATGGTGAGGTTGCTGACTTTATGGAAAAGGTAATTGATGATAGCTTTAGCCGACTGCTTGCCCCTTCTATCTCTAATGAAGTGCTACAAGAAGCTAAGGAACAAGCTGATAATAAAGCTATTGACATATTTGCTGAAAACTTAAAACAACTGCTTCTCGCCCCTCCATTAGGTGAAAAGCGCATCTTAGCTATCGACCCAGGGTATAGAACGGGCTGTAAAGTGGTATGCTTAGATGAGAAGGGAGATCTATTGCACAACGAGACGATATTTCCACACGCCCCTCAACACGAGACCGCTATTGCGATGAAGAAGCTCCGCTCAATGGTCAGTGCTTACAAGATTGAGGCTATCTCCATAGGCAATGGCACTGCCTCACGAGAGACAGAGCTATTTGTAAAACAGGTCGCCTTTGACCGCCCTGTACAGGTATTTGTGGTTAGTGAAGCTGGGGCCTCGGTATACTCAGCATCGAAAATCGCCCGTGAAGAGTTCCCCAACTACGACGTAACGGTGCGAGGAGCGGTATCTATTGGGCGACGACTGGCTGACCCTCTGGCAGAATTAGTAAAGATAGAACCTAAAGCCATTGGTGTAGGGCAATATCAACACGATGTAAACCAGACACAACTAAAATCAGCCCTTGACAATGTGGTGATTAGATGTGTAAATTCCGTAGGGGTGAATCTCAATACGGCAGGTAAGGCACTTTTATCATACGTATCGGGAATTGGTGAGAAGATGGCAGAGAATATTGTCAATTACCGTTCGGAAAAGGGAGTGTTTAAGCAGCGCAAGGATTTACTCAATGTGCCACGCTTAGGCGAAAAGGTGTACCAGCAAGCAGTTGCCTTCCTAAGAGTGCAGGGAGGTGAACACCCTTTGGACAATTCAGCAGTACACCCTGAGGCTTATCCTATTGTGGAACGTATGGCTAAGGATATAGGAATCTCTCTACCTCAACTTATTGGCAATAAGGAAGCTATCAGCAAAATAGACCTTGATAAGTACATCACTGCTGAGGCTGGAAAACTATACCTGCAAGACGTGCTTAAAGAGCTTGAGAAGCCTGGTATTGACCCCCGCAAAGCAGCTAAAGTGTTTGAGTTTGACCCTAATGTGAAAACTTTTGAAGACCTACACGTAGGGATGGTATTGCCTGCTATTGTGAACAATATCACTGCCTTTGGTTGCTTTGTTGATTTAGGCATCAAGGAAAGTGGATTGATACACATTTCCAATCTTAAGGAGGGCTATGTAGCCGATGTCAATGAGGTGGTGAAGCTACATCAGCATATCAGCGTAAAAGTACTGGAAATAGACAAAGAGAGGAGGAGAATAGGGCTAGCATTGGTAAATTAG
- a CDS encoding GH92 family glycosyl hydrolase yields the protein MRTITPLILLSILALALGCHNRKQISTTTTDNEDLTAYVNPFIGTDGPGNVFPGATLPFGMVQLSPDIGIEGWDRIAGYFYQDSIISGFSHTHLSGTGAGDLYDIQVMPTNSRFSERIKANGMRPFSVFHHDREQATAGYYAVDLLSYGIKAELTATERVGIQRYTFPKDKDSKITVDLGFAMNWDAPTQTYMKVVDNTTIEGYRFSTGWAKDQRIYFVMQFSKPFADYALYHEDMKVRIETKALHTRIELSFPTEDNEQIVVKTALSTADIAGAYASMQSEAQSFDFDSYRNDAKHIWQKELSKVQIATDDRNKKTVFYTMLYQSMLCPTLLSDPNGNYKGANGNTAKAEGYKRYDTFSLWDTFRAAHPLFTIIHKERVNDFMQSLLAHYKETGRLPVWSMQGNETNMMIGYHAVPVLIDAYFKGFPIDGALLYKACVESAMVDERQIDLYKKYGYVPASEENENWSVSKTVEYAYDDWCIAQLAKALGKKAPIFEKRAQHWKALYDPKSTFLRGKTAEGKFVTPFEAKQYTPYYCESNAWHYFWFVPQDIPALIEAVGGKERFEQKLDSMFSYAPLSTDKLPIFSTGMIGQYAHGNEPSHHVAYLYDYVGAPSKTQAMVRQILNTQYRNQPDGHCGNEDCGQMSSWYVLSSLGFYPVNPAQGVYLFGAPYFPQATIKLGDGKCFVIKAEGVSDKNKYIKSITLNGKPYKKLYITHKELMQGGELRFEMSLVPNDATLGKYELPELKVYH from the coding sequence ATGAGAACTATCACCCCTCTTATTCTTCTATCTATCCTTGCCCTTGCTTTAGGATGCCATAACCGCAAGCAAATTAGCACCACTACAACGGATAATGAAGACCTAACTGCTTACGTAAATCCGTTTATAGGCACTGATGGACCTGGCAATGTATTCCCTGGGGCTACTCTACCCTTTGGGATGGTACAGCTCAGCCCTGATATTGGCATTGAGGGATGGGATCGTATTGCAGGCTACTTTTACCAAGATAGCATCATTTCAGGCTTCTCACACACACACCTCTCAGGGACGGGTGCAGGCGACTTGTACGACATACAAGTGATGCCCACTAATAGCCGCTTCTCAGAGCGTATCAAAGCCAATGGGATGCGCCCTTTCTCGGTATTCCATCACGATCGTGAGCAGGCTACAGCTGGCTACTACGCTGTCGATCTGCTGAGCTATGGCATCAAGGCAGAGCTCACAGCAACGGAGCGTGTCGGTATTCAGCGCTATACTTTCCCTAAGGATAAGGACAGTAAAATCACAGTCGACTTAGGGTTTGCGATGAATTGGGATGCCCCCACGCAAACCTATATGAAGGTAGTGGATAACACCACCATTGAGGGATATCGCTTCTCTACTGGCTGGGCAAAAGACCAGCGTATTTACTTTGTAATGCAGTTCTCTAAACCTTTTGCCGACTATGCTTTATATCACGAGGATATGAAAGTGCGTATAGAAACCAAAGCCCTACATACGCGTATTGAACTCTCTTTCCCGACAGAAGATAATGAGCAGATTGTCGTAAAGACAGCGCTTTCCACAGCAGATATTGCAGGGGCTTATGCCTCTATGCAATCAGAAGCTCAGAGCTTTGACTTTGACTCCTACCGAAATGATGCTAAGCACATCTGGCAAAAGGAACTCAGCAAGGTGCAGATCGCAACGGACGATAGGAATAAAAAGACAGTTTTCTATACGATGCTCTACCAGTCAATGCTATGCCCTACCCTACTGAGCGACCCCAACGGTAACTACAAAGGCGCTAATGGCAATACTGCTAAGGCAGAGGGCTATAAGCGTTATGATACTTTTTCACTGTGGGATACTTTTCGGGCGGCGCACCCTCTCTTTACAATCATCCACAAGGAGCGTGTAAACGACTTTATGCAGTCGTTATTAGCCCATTATAAAGAGACTGGAAGGCTACCTGTATGGTCGATGCAAGGCAATGAAACCAATATGATGATCGGCTACCACGCAGTGCCTGTGCTCATTGACGCATATTTTAAAGGTTTCCCAATAGATGGGGCGCTCCTTTACAAAGCCTGCGTGGAAAGTGCTATGGTAGATGAGCGGCAGATCGACCTCTATAAGAAATACGGCTATGTGCCTGCAAGTGAAGAGAATGAGAACTGGTCGGTGTCAAAGACCGTTGAATACGCTTACGACGACTGGTGTATTGCGCAATTGGCTAAGGCATTGGGTAAGAAAGCACCTATTTTTGAAAAGCGCGCTCAGCATTGGAAAGCTCTATACGACCCTAAGTCTACTTTTCTGAGGGGAAAAACGGCAGAAGGAAAGTTCGTAACCCCCTTTGAGGCAAAGCAATACACACCTTATTACTGTGAGAGTAACGCTTGGCACTACTTCTGGTTCGTGCCACAGGATATTCCTGCGCTCATCGAAGCGGTTGGAGGCAAAGAGCGCTTTGAGCAAAAGCTCGATTCGATGTTCTCCTATGCGCCTCTCTCTACCGATAAACTTCCTATTTTCAGTACTGGGATGATCGGTCAATATGCCCACGGCAATGAACCAAGTCACCACGTGGCGTATCTGTACGACTACGTAGGCGCCCCTTCGAAAACACAGGCAATGGTAAGGCAAATACTTAATACACAGTATAGAAACCAACCTGATGGACACTGTGGCAATGAGGATTGCGGGCAGATGTCGTCGTGGTATGTGCTCTCTTCATTGGGCTTTTATCCTGTCAATCCTGCACAAGGCGTGTACTTATTTGGTGCTCCCTACTTTCCTCAAGCCACTATCAAGCTCGGCGATGGGAAGTGTTTTGTGATAAAAGCCGAGGGCGTTTCTGACAAGAATAAGTACATCAAGTCGATCACTCTCAATGGTAAACCTTACAAAAAGCTCTACATCACTCACAAGGAGCTGATGCAAGGTGGCGAGCTACGCTTTGAGATGAGTTTAGTGCCTAATGATGCAACTCTCGGCAAGTACGAATTGCCCGAACTGAAAGTATACCATTAG
- a CDS encoding DUF6790 family protein: MIYLILYILCWAVAGALYLTHPQGDFLSIALLVHLVLGVGFFGFFNFVGHFIFSEKVAKKIGWVSNGFQKELGLVSLGIGICGVLCYWVREGFWWATAIPFSVFLIGAGILHIVEIVRDKNYNPGNVYIILPDFLMPLTLLGLLLVECL; encoded by the coding sequence ATGATTTATCTCATTCTATACATATTGTGCTGGGCGGTAGCAGGAGCGCTGTATCTCACTCATCCTCAGGGAGATTTCCTAAGTATTGCCCTCTTAGTGCACTTGGTGCTGGGGGTTGGGTTCTTTGGGTTCTTTAACTTTGTAGGGCACTTTATTTTCAGTGAGAAGGTTGCTAAGAAAATCGGTTGGGTATCCAATGGTTTTCAGAAGGAACTGGGTTTGGTATCGCTGGGCATTGGTATCTGCGGGGTGCTTTGCTATTGGGTGAGAGAGGGCTTTTGGTGGGCTACGGCAATCCCTTTTAGCGTGTTCTTGATAGGGGCAGGCATACTGCATATTGTTGAAATAGTGCGTGATAAGAACTACAACCCAGGTAATGTGTACATTATCTTACCCGACTTTTTAATGCCTCTGACCCTACTTGGTTTGCTATTGGTAGAATGTCTGTAG
- a CDS encoding RsmD family RNA methyltransferase has translation MRIISGLNRGKQIIAPAKLPVRPTTDFAKEALFNILSNNYYFESIAVLDLFAGTGNISYELASRGCKSITAVDKHPACIKFINQTAEALSYPINTLRADVYEYLKRTTQQFDFIFADPPYEFSTEQFIEIANLVFSRNLLTDNGLLVIEHSKRTNLETAPHYTDTRYYGGNAFSFFEQIEDSE, from the coding sequence ATGCGTATCATTTCAGGATTGAACAGAGGTAAACAGATTATCGCACCAGCGAAGCTGCCCGTGCGTCCCACAACAGACTTTGCTAAGGAGGCTCTCTTTAACATCCTCAGCAATAATTATTACTTCGAAAGTATTGCTGTGCTTGACCTCTTTGCGGGTACAGGTAATATCAGCTATGAGCTTGCATCACGTGGCTGCAAGTCAATTACTGCAGTAGACAAACACCCTGCTTGTATAAAGTTCATCAACCAGACTGCCGAGGCTCTCTCCTACCCTATCAATACCTTGCGCGCTGATGTCTATGAGTATCTCAAACGCACTACACAACAGTTTGATTTTATCTTTGCGGATCCCCCTTATGAGTTTTCCACTGAGCAATTTATTGAGATAGCCAATTTAGTTTTCTCGCGTAATCTTCTCACTGATAATGGGCTACTTGTTATTGAGCATTCCAAACGCACCAATTTAGAAACTGCTCCTCACTATACTGATACTCGTTATTATGGTGGCAATGCTTTTTCCTTCTTTGAGCAAATAGAAGATAGTGAGTAA